The Seriola aureovittata isolate HTS-2021-v1 ecotype China chromosome 12, ASM2101889v1, whole genome shotgun sequence genome window below encodes:
- the znf644a gene encoding zinc finger protein 644a, producing the protein MAAEMSCLTGVDEDDKDADPEINALSLLQEPVRMAQGSASCTDSFGKPSLKQNSVLDVMSNTDMLSPVGLGNGPSSHQATQAHELNSISTDKEEEKSITPLKTVQEIDTAGIWGFDVDSPENSLDNFSSASDLHWDPHKEFMQFLWENHGDSPGEEPKEEVPPSNSQRRRKRKMDMVVMVDPSEDLYPDLSRKSSEELSDTEGPEDSIPVRKVRKSRKFPKSQSSPTGKVSKYPNGTVKAIKEILYNAPARNSHENSIGHGLSPLKGRLTINSHSEEKLSRYPCSKCKLIFKKEHHLHRHMKSHVDPPNISPKPFICRECGQSFRQSGSLIEHMSIHQEKRTRLTEEVKSINDKKKEDKNMKLFCPQCPFGTNCPNTFVQHAKTHEKDKRRFRCDKCSFRTLSENDLRRHNIMQHTVITVRKQIQDDDTQTFSCNVCSYRAFSKNVFKNHLLRRHQQTFEEYEAAKRREKNVQIQNDDSETFSCNICSYRAFSKHVFENHLLRRHQQTFEEYEAAHCSDKNAQPSRDQHVPTCKIPVEDAEFTSKISIKNQISSRRACSPSDSNDISDLFKNSKIKRGLKSQLTESKLDKSINVLLSRQRHGKKTTEQKKESNNCSTSVQNSKSDKDGSDQLPGTLTVKVEDSALSPNGPSSAAESDLKSMGEPKFNVAQSTVKKSPSKRKMSTPYRNTCDQDSCFILPKPLPSPKKINQEEEVANFDEKDIFQFKDTDPNSNSFDNGIKKEKQNIIYTYSRRMSMRGALQASKRLFEKIKTEEQEQTDPEIKEECIETEVFQETFDSHQIPLRESLEDDLSELESDRKNCPYCPAVFESGVGLSNHVRGHLHRVGLSYNARHVVPPEQVASQDRRPRIRRKISAFRRLKKVLQMESDSETVKSIHSCPLCGDSFDNRTGQSNHIRGHLKKLGKSFSTKNKSPLFLLRELMRDKKEFQRALQILGKRRNHFQYGASPKLSNADRFTPPPIGIPKSNSIPRVCTDAKPLISTFSLAEMEPEKRQLETKLDVKNSLSGTTALIGILKRRKCQEDARLKGSSLISRNSLTVSSNSEHSSGSRVAASLPNSISEKGEFNRKVCVHCNATFHSGVSLSNHLRAYAKRKRTALLEGTTFDCKARRQRSRPGSKKKTLPLPQTPEEMYRLTCRFCDLVFQGPLSVQEDWIKHLQRHIMNTSVPHTGLGMVEVTSLPTDPPPIKTDQDSSLTATHAAS; encoded by the exons ATGGCAGCTGAAATGTCATGTCTGACAGGTGTTGATGAAGATGACAAAGATGCAGATCCTGAGATCAATGCCCTCTCACTCCTGCAAGAGCCAGTGAGAATGGCTCAAGGATCAGCCTCTTGCACCGATTCTTTCGGCAAGCCTTCTCTGAAACAAAATAGTGTCCTAGATGTTATGTCAAACACAGATATGTTGTCTCCAGTTGGCCTGGGAAATGGACCTTCTTCGCATCAGGCTACACAAGCCCATGAACTCAATAGCATCTCCACAgataaagaggaggagaagagcatCACCCCACTAAAAACTGTGCAGGAAATTGACACTGCAGGAATTTGGGGTTTTGACGTAGACTCACCTGAGAACTCACTGGATAATTTTAGTAGTGCCAGTGACCTTCATTGGGACCCTCACAAAGAATTTATGCAATTTTTGTGGGAGAACCATGGTGATTCTCCTGGTGAGGAGCCTAAAGAGGAAGTCCCTCCAAGTAATAGCCAAAGGAGAAGGAAACGGAAAATGGACATGGTTGTCATGGTGGATCCCTCAGAAGACCTTTACCCTGACCTGAGCCGCAAGTCATCTGAGGAACTGTCTGATACCGAAGGCCCAGAAGACTCCATTCCTGTCAGAAAAGTCCGAAAGTCAAGGAAGTTCCCCAAGTCACAGTCGTCGCCAACAGGGAAAGTTTCGAAGTATCCCAATGGAACTGTAAAGGCCATCAAGGAAATTCTTTACAATGCCCCTGCGAGAAATTCACATGAGAACAGTATAGGTCATGGGCTTTCACCATTGAAGGGGAGGCTCACAATAAATTCTCATTCAGAGGAGAAGCTATCACGTTACCCTTGCTCAAAATGTAAACTCATTTTCAAGAAAGAGCATCATTTGCATCGTCATATGAAGTCTCATGTTGACCCTCCGAATATTTCGCCAAAGCCTTTTATATGCCGTGAATGTGGACAGTCTTTCAGACAAAGTGGTTCACTTATTGAGCACATGTCCATCCACCAGGAGAAGAGAACAAGACTCACTGAAGAGGTCAAAAGCATAAATGATAAGAAGAAAgaggataaaaacatgaagctttTCTGCCCTCAGTGCCCATTTGGAACAAACTGCCCAAACACGTTTGTTCAACATGCGAAAACGCATGAGAAGGACAAGAGAAGATTTAGATGTGACAAATGTAGCTTCAGGACTCTGAGTGAGAATGACCTTAGGAGACATAACATTATGCAGCACACTGTTATTACAGTTAGAAAGCAGATCCAGGATGATGACACTCAAACCTTCTCTTGTAACGTTTGTTCTTACAGAGCTtttagcaaaaatgtttttaagaatCACCTTCTTCGGCGCCATCAACAAACTTTTGAGGAATACGAAGCTGCAAAGCGtagagagaaaaatgtgcagATCCAGAATGACGACTCTGAAACCTTCTCCTGTAACATTTGTTCTTACAGAGCTTTtagcaaacatgtttttgagaaTCACCTTCTGCGACGCCATCAACAAACTTTTGAAGAATACGAAGCTGCTCATTGTAGTGACAAAAATGCACAACCATCTAGGGATCAACATGTGCCTACTTGTAAAATCCCTGTTGAAGATGCAGAGTTTACATCTAAAATCTCAATAAAAAATCAGATCTCTTCTAGAAGAGCTTGCTCACCTAGTGACTCTAATGATATTTCAGACTTATTCAAAAATAGCAAGATTAAGAGAGGTCTCAAGTCTCAACTGACAGAATCAAAGCTTGATAAATCCATTAATGTTCTCCTGTCACGACAAAGACATGGAAAGAAGACTACTGAACAGAAGAAGGAAAGCAATAATTGCAGTACATCTGTTCAGAATTCCAAAAGTGACAAAGATGGCTCTGATCAGTTGCCAGGAACATTGACTGTCAAGGTTGAAGATTCAGCTTTATCCCCAAATGGGCCCTCCAGTGCAGCTGAAAGTGATCTCAAAAGCATGGGTGAACCCAAGTTTAACGTAGCTCAGTCCACAGTCAAAAAGTCACCGTCTAAACGGAAGATGTCCACTCCATATCGCAACACCTGTGACCAAGACTCATGCTTCATCTTACCAAAACCTTTGCCAAGTCCCAAGAAAATAaaccaagaagaagaagtggcCAACTTTgatgaaaaagacattttccaGTTTAAGGATACAGATCCCAACTCAAATTCTTTTGACAATGgaatcaagaaagaaaaacaaaacatcatttataCCTATAGCAGAAGAATGTCCATGAGGGGTGCTCTGCAGGCATCTAAAAGgctgtttgagaaaataaagactgaagaGCAAGAACAGACTGACCCTGAAATCAAAGAAGAATGCATAGAAACAGAAGTATTCCAAGAAACCTTTGACTCCCACCAAATACCATTGAGGGAATCACTTGAAGATGATTTGTCAGAATTGGAATCAGACCGCAAGAACTGTCCGTACTGTCCTGCAGTCTTTGAGTCAGGTGTTGGATTGTCCAATCATGTTAGAGGGCATCTTCATAGGGTCGGATTGAGCTACAACGCACGCCATGTAGTGCCTCCTGAGCAGGTGGCTTCTCAAGACAGGAGGCCACGAATTCGACGGAAGATTTCAGCATTCAGGAGATTGAAAAAAG tgttACAGATGGAGTCAGATTCTGAGACTGTGAAGAGTATTCACTCCTGTCCATTATGTGGAGATTCATTTGATAACAGGACTGGGCAGTCCAACCACATACGAGGCCACCTCAAAAAGCTTGGTAAAAGCTTTTCAACAAAGAACAAATCCCCATTATTTTTACTCCGGGAGTTGATGCGCGACAAGAAGGAGTTCCAGCGGGCGCTTCAAATTCTGGGAAAGAGACGGAACCATTTCCAGTATGGTGCTTCACCAAAGCTGTCCAACGCTGATCGTTTCACGCCACCCCCCATTGGAATCCCAAAAAGTAATTCTATTCCAAGAGTTTGCACTGATGCCAAACCACTGATCTCCACGTTTTCTTTAGCGGAAATGGAACCTGAAAAAAGGCAACTAGAGACTAAGTTGGATGTTAAAAATTCACTCTCAGGCACAACTGCCTTGATAGGAAttctgaagaggaggaagtgtcaGGAAGACGCCAGACTAAAGGGCTCCTCTCTGATATCAAGGAACTCTTTAACAGTTTCTTCAAACAGTGAGCACAGTTCAGGATCAAGAGTTGCAGCTTCACTGCCAAACTCAATATCCG AGAAAGGTGAATTCAACAGGAAGGTGTGCGTCCATTGCAATGCAACTTTCCACAGTGGAGTTAGCTTGTCCAATCACCTCCGGGCATATGCAAAACGAAAAAGGACTGCCTTACTTGAGGGAACCA